Proteins found in one Brevibacillus brevis genomic segment:
- a CDS encoding ArsR/SmtB family transcription factor, translated as MSASAEKVDVFQAIADPTRREVLRLLAEKELPISAITSHFPISRTAVVKHLHILADADLVTGHKVGREKIYRLHPGPLTEVKQWLSFYEQFWNNKLSMLKHLVETDGDTTLTVVQSEPDQKRK; from the coding sequence ATGTCTGCTTCAGCAGAAAAGGTTGATGTATTTCAAGCGATCGCTGACCCTACTCGTCGGGAAGTACTTCGCTTGCTCGCTGAAAAAGAATTGCCGATCTCAGCGATTACCTCTCATTTCCCCATAAGCCGAACGGCTGTAGTCAAGCATCTTCATATACTTGCTGACGCAGATTTGGTTACAGGACATAAGGTAGGTCGCGAGAAAATCTATCGGTTGCATCCCGGTCCTCTGACGGAAGTAAAGCAGTGGCTTTCCTTTTACGAGCAGTTTTGGAACAATAAGCTCTCTATGTTGAAGCATCTGGTGGAGACCGATGGTGATACGACGTTAACTGTCGTGCAATCCGAACCGGATCAAAAAAGGAAATAG
- a CDS encoding SRPBCC family protein, producing MEQNNQQAVEDIRQTIVFDAPIQKVWEKVSTAEAISAWFMPNDFQPVVGHEFHIQSPFGPSPCKVLEVEAPHRLSFAWDTDGWVVSFLLKELGEKTEFTLIHGGWKAADEIIGKANAKSSMIREKMNQGWVGIVHERLKKVVEG from the coding sequence GTGGAACAAAACAATCAACAAGCCGTAGAAGATATTAGACAAACCATCGTTTTCGACGCCCCTATTCAAAAGGTATGGGAGAAAGTATCCACTGCGGAAGCCATTTCTGCTTGGTTTATGCCCAATGATTTTCAACCAGTGGTAGGTCATGAGTTCCATATCCAATCCCCTTTTGGGCCGTCTCCATGCAAAGTGTTGGAAGTAGAAGCACCACATCGCCTTTCTTTTGCTTGGGATACAGACGGGTGGGTCGTCTCGTTTCTTTTAAAAGAACTGGGAGAAAAAACGGAGTTTACCCTCATTCATGGTGGATGGAAAGCGGCAGATGAGATTATCGGAAAAGCAAACGCGAAGAGCTCAATGATTCGCGAGAAGATGAATCAAGGTTGGGTTGGTATTGTACACGAACGTCTGAAAAAGGTTGTGGAAGGGTAA